GCATATCAACAGGCAAAGTATGAGGCATAAAAAAGCTTTCTTTTTTATAAGGCAAGAGTCCACTGTAAGCAGGGCTTATTTGAGCATTGCCATTAACAGACTGCCTTATAGCCTTTAATAAGTAGGTATTGTTTTTACTGTCATAAATATATAAAGCATAGGAGGGAGCAGCTATTAACGAAGGCAGTATAGAAAGCATTTCTGTTAAGTTTGCTTCAAGGCTGTCATTAAAGTTTAAACTGTTTAACAGCTTTTCTACACTGCTGTCTAAAGCTCTCAATCTCTTAAGCTTTTTTATCTTTATAAAACTAACTGTGCTTATCAAAATTATTATTAAGACTAAAACCAATATCAATATTGATAAGCTTAAACTGTTAAACATAATCATTAGTTTTTATATCCTCCTCATCCTTAGCATTACTAGTTTCTATAATTTCCTTATGTTTTATATTCATCATATTGTCCTGGCATATTTCCTTAACGGCTACATGCTGAGTGAGCTCTCTAAGCTGTGCATTTAAAGTCGATATTTGTACTGAATGCATGAAGCATATTATAAACAATATTAAAGTAGATAACAAGAATAACAAGGAAGGAGGGTAATCTATTCCAACTAAGCTGGATATTTCATCTAGCAATCCTGGAACAAATGAAGCTATTAAAATTACTAATGCTCCAAAAAGCCAGAGCAGAGAAGCTCTTTCACCTATCTTTTTCTTCACAAGAAGCTTAAGTATAATTAAGAAGCAGGATATGCCTAGCAACAAGATAAAAATTCGTAGTATGTTATTCAAGCTCTTCCCTCCTTTGCAGCTTGTGTCTAAGCAGTACAACATTTATACTTAGAAACATTTTAAAAAGATATATTATAGGCTTTAAACCAGAGTGCATGCTTGTACCGTGAATTCTTTTGTTTATCGAAATGGGTATTTCCTTAATTTTATAGCCAAGCTTAAGCATTTGGATAATAATATCTGAGTCAGGATAATCTGCAGGATAATTGCCCATTTTAGAATAAAATTCATAAGCTCTTTGCGAAAGTGCCTTAAAGCCGCAGGTAGGATCTGTTATTTTAACCCCTGTAGAGATAAAGATAATTTTTCTTAAAGCTCTAATGACTATTTTCTTTAAGAGCTCCACCTCCGATTCATCTTGCACAAGAAATCGAGAGCCAGATACGATATCCCAATGATTTTTGCTGATTTCTTCATAGAAATCCTTTATATATTTAGCATTATGCTGTCCATCTCCGTCAAACAAAATTACATATTTATAATTTTGTTTTTTTGCATATTTAAATCCTGTTTGAAGAGCAGCTCCGTAACCCAAATTATAGGGATGAGAAATTATTTTAACTTCTTCACTCATAACCAAGTCCCTTGTTTTGTCTTTTGAGCCGTCATCTACTATAAGCACATCCATATTTAGGCTTTGAGTTTTTATATCTTCTAATACTTTTAATATGTTTTTTTCTTCATTATGAGCAGGAATAATTATTAGTGTATCTGTCATGTTAACCCCTTCCCTTAAAGCAATTTCAAAGCTTTTAAACTAATTGCGTATGAAACTAAAGTAGTTATAACCACAAATGATAAGTAGATGAATTTTATTAAAAAGCTGCTACTTGATAAAAATGTATTCCATATAGTATCTGCTAAAAAACATATTAAAATTGTAGAAACATTAGCTAAAACTAGCTTAGTTATCCTGCTTATGCTTCTATTTAAACTATGCCTTAAGGATAGTTTGCTTATATAAATCATCATTAATGCGTTCACCAGTGAGCTTATGGCTGCTCCATAGCCAAGTCCCTTTATTCCTAGAGTTTTAACTAAATAATTATCTAAAACTATATTGATGCTTGAGGAAAAAATATATATTATAAGAGGTTTTTTAATTTTCTCCTCTGCAAGAAATCTCTTAAGACTTATAGCGGTTATACTTTGTCCTAGTATTACAAACACATAGCTAGAGAAAATTTCAGTGGTTATATTTAAGGAGTTAATATCAAAAGCGCCTCTTAGGAATAACACCTCAACTATTGGCAGCCTTAAGGCATAAAGCATTATTATTATAGGAACAGTTAAAACTAATGCCCACCATAAAGCTTTTTTAAACACAGAGCTTAATTCCTTGGTGTTTCCTTCGCTGCTGTGCTTAGACATGAGAGGAAAAACTACTGTGCCTATAGCCGATACAAACACCCAAATTGGAAATTGAGACAGCCTAAAGGTGTAGCTTAAGGCTGCTACGCTTCCAGCTTGAAGCTGTGAAGCTAAATACCTTTCATAATACAAAACAATTTGAGATATAAATAAAATCAATGAATAGGGCATAAACAACTTAAACAAGCCGAGGTTTAAATTTGTTTTGCTTTTAACATAATCCTCTTTATTTGCTGTCTTTCCCACTATATTAAAGTAAATAAGCAATATCATTGACATAACCGAGAGTAGTACAGAAAAACTTATAATGTATACTCCACTGCTTGTTGGTATTTTAAAAATATAACAATATATAATTCCAATTAAAAAGATTAAGTTAAAAATAACAGGTGCCAGTGAGCTTACTATAAATTTTCCACCTACCTGCATATAGGATACTCCTGTAGATACTAAAGGATAGAGTATTATAGTAGGCAGAAGTATTATAAATAGCTTTATGCTTAGTGCTGTTGTACCAGGTGTAAAGCCTTGAGCAAGAAGTTTTATAACACTGTTTCTAAAGACAAACAATATGAAGGCTAAAGCAAAGGTTATAATAGAAAAAACAAGGTTTGTATCCTTAAACCTTTTAGATAACAAATTTTTATCTTTACTAAGCTGTGCTCTTGTGAAAAAGGGTATGCAGCTTACACCAACGGCGCTGGCAATTAGGTTGTTGCCTATCATGTCCGTAATAAAAAAGGCTAGGGTAAAGGCATCAGACTTTTCAGTAGTGCCTAGGTAAGAAGCCATGAAAATATCCTTGCCTAGTGCTGCAACAGCTAATAACATGTTTATTAGAGTAATGATTACTACCAGGTTTTGTGAAATATCATTCTTAATTTTCAACTTTTGTTTCAGGTTTAGCTTCAAATAAAAAACCCCTTAAGAAAATTATTTTAATTCTATATATGGATAAACTCCATCCTCCACAACCTTTGATAAAGTATCGAATTCAAAGTTTTGTAGAAGATATTCAAGTTTATCTTTGGTTGAACTTAAATTATAGTAATGTGTAAACTTTATATGAGGCGGAACCTTTAGCCTTGGTTGCTTTACATCAAGCTCCCAAGGGTGGGTATAAATCATTCCGGAATTATTTTTGTTAACCTTATTTAAGGCATAATTTATAAAGCTCTTTGGCAGAACCCTGAGATATAAGCCGCCGCAGAAGGGCAGGCAAGCTTTTCCTAAAGGCATAACCGATGGTGGAAACTCAAGAAGGTTTAACCTTTTGCCATTTACCACAGGGTAAAAGGGAGTCCTTGGAGCATTCCTAAAGCCTGAGAGCGGAGTTGTAAAGGGCTGAATGCTTGAGTCGTACTTAAAGCCCAGCTCCTCTAAAACCTCCAAAGCCCACATGGTTTTAGGTACTATAGACCAGGAAGAAGACCTGTATATATTTATTTTCTTTCCCGTCATGTCTTCAAGTATCTCCTTAGAGGCAGCTACATCCTTTTTAAATTCTTCTCTATTTTGAGTAGTAACCATTTTGTGCATGTCGCCGTGAGAACCAATTTCATGTCCCTTGTTTATCAGTTCTCTAACAAGCTCCGGATGTTTTCTTGCCACATAACCTAGAACAAAGAAGGTAGCCTTCACATTATATTTGTCTAATAGCTCAAGGATATCTTTTAATCCATGATGAACTCTGTCTTCATAATTATTCCAAGAGCTCACAGGAAAGTTAAAGTCCATAGTGTGAAACCAATCTTCTACATCAATAGTAAAAACATTTTTCATAATTGTGCACCTATCTTTTAAAAATAAACTTCCACATATTTATATCGAACACGTATCTTAAGCAAGCGAGTATAAAGCCTAAAACAGGTAGCGGATCTTTAATATCTATAGTATCGTCTATAACCTTGTGCCTTTTCCCGGAGAAAAGAGGAGGATTCATGTTTCTTCTGCTTTTATTGCTTATAAAGTGAAATATGTCTCCGGGCAAAAGCCATTTGCACATCAGCCCTGTTTCATATTTAAGCACCTTTTCTACAAATTCCCCGGCTGCCAATTTGTATAGAAGCCAGGGGAAGTCCACTCCAGCTGCTATAGCCATTTGAAGAGAACCCCAAAACCTTGGGTTAATCTCCATGAATTTTAGCTTGTTATCCCTTTGGTCAATCATAAATTCAAGCTCCACAACACCATACCAAGGCAGCTGTTTCATAATGCTTAAGGCAGTTTCTAAAAGCTCAGGCATTTCAACGCTCATTTGAACTGTACTTGGCCCAATGTCTACTGGGAAATGTCTTATTTCCTTTTGAATAAAGTGTGCTATTAGCTTATGATTTTTATCATAAAGAAGGCATACGTCATATCTTTCACCAAGTCCTATATATTCTTGAACTACTGGAAAGGGCTGAGCTGAATGAGCTTCTTCATAAAGCCCTAAAAGCTCCTCCTCATCATGTGCTATTCTTATGCCTCGAGAGCCAGAGCTTTTTCTAGGCTTAATAACCATGGGATAATTCATAGTTGCAGCTAAAGCCTTTAAACTGCTCAGGCTATCAGGAAAAATAGTCTTAGGACAAGGTGCTCCTGACCCTTGAACTAGCTTAATTGCATTGCCTTTATCACAAGCTGTTTCGTAGCTTTCCTTGCTTGGAAGAGGTATAGTACACATTTTTGAAAGCTCATGTGAATGGTTCATAACCACTTCCAAAACATCATCGTCCATTGGAAAAACAACATCGCAGTCGTATTTTTTTATAGAAGCTGTTAGCCATTTGTAAAACTCTTCAGGAGCTTTTTTTGGACTAGGGTATACTAAGGACTTGCTGCAATACTTAGAGAAAGCTGAAATATTAAATCTAGTCTCCTCTGCTACAATTACATTAATTCCTCTTTTGCCTAGCGAACGTGCTGCAGCTAAAGTTTTTCTTTGCTGTCCATTTGTCAATAGTACAGTTTTCATATATTAAAACCTTTCTTCTATTGTCCCCATATTTTGCCCAGGGTTTCAGCTCTGGGAACCTCTTGGTGAATTCTATAAATTCTTATATTGTTGTCCTCGTAATAAATCGATAAATTTGAGTGATTAAGCTTGTATTTATCAACCCACTGCTGAAGTTCTTCATTTTGTTTTTCTCTCAGAGGATAATCTATAATAGCTGTGAATTGTGTGGTAAAAACCTTTTTTTCCTGAAAAAGAAATATATCTGGAGTTTTAGTGAAGGTTGCATCCTTTTTAAAAAACAGATATGGATTGGCACTATCATAAAACTCAGGATCATAATTCTCTAAAAAGTCTCCCATAAGCAGATGGTAGCCTTGCCCTGAAACAACAGCATAACCTTCATCCTGTGATACAATCATCCATTCTGTGGGCTTGAAGGCTTTGGTTATTTTAAAATACTGCTCTACATTGATGTTGCGCTCCATCTTATAAGGAATAATTGGAGCAGGCTTTATATAGAAAATGCTAAACAGCATAAAGCTTGCGGCTCCAATTAAGGAAATAACATTTCTTGCTGTTAAGTTCTTAAAGATGCTTATTACTGAATAAAAGGCCATGCCTATTATCACTGGTTCTGTTAAAGGCCAAAAATCAGACAAACGAGTGGCTACAACTACGCTTTTTGTTAAGTAGCCTCCAACATAGTAGATTAGAAAAGCTGTTATAGCCGTAAAAAACATAGATATATGCATAAGCTTTTCTTTTAGGTGCTTAAAGTTAAATAATAAATATAAAAATATAATGGCTAGAGAGGCTAGCCCTATTTTATCCATAAGGCTTAATTCGCGAATAACTATTGCATTAGAGCTTTCAGTCAAAAAACTTTCTGAGGAAGAATGAAATTTATTGCCGAACAGAAAACCGATTCCAATAGGTATAATAGAAACTATACCGCTTAAAAAACCTATAAGCATAACCTTATATATAGCTGTCCAATATCTCTTAAAATCCATAAGCATTGCTGTAAGAAGTATTATTGAAACTCCTGCTGCAATAAAAACAAAGGATATAGTATGAACAAGACCAGTAACCGCCACCCCTGCAAAGGCTGTGATAAAATCTCTTTTGCTGTTTGTTATTAAGTATCTTAAGAAAAAATATAAAGAAGGAATAACAAACACGTAAGCAAACTCCTGCGAATTTGTTGCCGCTTGTCTTTCTGCACCCCCAGAACCTAAAAGAGGAGTTATTAGGATGCCAAATAATATAGCGCTTACAATTCCAGCGGTTTTGTTTTTGCAAATTCTAGAGGTTGCAAAATACATTCCAACTGCAGTAAGTACCCCATTTAATGGTCCTGAGTATCTAAGAATGTAAAGCGGATTAATAAAAGCAAATTTCTGAAGAGTTGCCATATAAATGTGGAAGCCTTGTGGATAAATTCCGTCTACAAATAAAATTCTGTTGATAATTGACTTCATCCACTTTAGAGTTACATAGGAATCTGACATAGGAGGTGCTGCATTAATAAAGGCATCATAAAACCTTAAATAAGCTGAAAACACTAATACAGCAATAAGTAAAAGGGAGCTTAGTAAAGCAATTTTGTTTTTCCAAACTTCAGATACATGCTTCTTAAAACTATTGCACCAGCGTTTTGTTAAACCTCTAGCATCCTCCTTAAGACTCCTTACACGATCAAGATAATCATAGCCAAGAAGCTTCAGTTTAAATTGTTTATCCAATATGGCAGAAGGATTATCTCTAAAAAATTTCAGGTATACATATAAGCAGAGCAAAAATAGAAAAATTCCAAGGAATTCATATAATTTAATAATAACTAAAAAATATCCCATTATAATGGTAAGAAAGACCATTATAATGTAGTTTGATATAACATTTTCAAAAGCTGACTCATAATATTTTTTCAATATAACATTAGGAAAAAGTATGAACAGTATTAAAAATGCTAATATATAGTGGATTATATTAAACAGATGATTTTGAAGGCTTGAATACAACTAATCACCTCCTATAATGCACAATACAAATAATAATCAAGCTTCTTTAAAACCTTAATTACATAATAGAATGTGCCTAGACAAAAGACTATTGAACCAACTAATAGCCCAAAAACAGCAAAGTAGAAACCAAACCATCTGCTTAAAACAAAGCCTGTTAAAAAGTTGGCTAAAATAGAATAAAGCATTACTTTTGTTACTACAGTGGACTGAGATAAAGAAAACAAAATTACTACATTTGATAAGGCTACAGCTAAAATTGAATAGCCAACTAAGGCACAGACAAAAACAAAATAAGTAATATTGCTAAAAGCATAGCTTGATTGAAATATAGAGCTGCTTCCATTGTTGATATACATAACCAGCAGATAT
The genomic region above belongs to Clostridium swellfunianum and contains:
- a CDS encoding DUF2304 domain-containing protein, whose translation is MNNILRIFILLLGISCFLIILKLLVKKKIGERASLLWLFGALVILIASFVPGLLDEISSLVGIDYPPSLLFLLSTLILFIICFMHSVQISTLNAQLRELTQHVAVKEICQDNMMNIKHKEIIETSNAKDEEDIKTNDYV
- a CDS encoding glycosyltransferase family 2 protein, with the translated sequence MTDTLIIIPAHNEEKNILKVLEDIKTQSLNMDVLIVDDGSKDKTRDLVMSEEVKIISHPYNLGYGAALQTGFKYAKKQNYKYVILFDGDGQHNAKYIKDFYEEISKNHWDIVSGSRFLVQDESEVELLKKIVIRALRKIIFISTGVKITDPTCGFKALSQRAYEFYSKMGNYPADYPDSDIIIQMLKLGYKIKEIPISINKRIHGTSMHSGLKPIIYLFKMFLSINVVLLRHKLQRREELE
- the murJ gene encoding murein biosynthesis integral membrane protein MurJ, with protein sequence MKLNLKQKLKIKNDISQNLVVIITLINMLLAVAALGKDIFMASYLGTTEKSDAFTLAFFITDMIGNNLIASAVGVSCIPFFTRAQLSKDKNLLSKRFKDTNLVFSIITFALAFILFVFRNSVIKLLAQGFTPGTTALSIKLFIILLPTIILYPLVSTGVSYMQVGGKFIVSSLAPVIFNLIFLIGIIYCYIFKIPTSSGVYIISFSVLLSVMSMILLIYFNIVGKTANKEDYVKSKTNLNLGLFKLFMPYSLILFISQIVLYYERYLASQLQAGSVAALSYTFRLSQFPIWVFVSAIGTVVFPLMSKHSSEGNTKELSSVFKKALWWALVLTVPIIIMLYALRLPIVEVLFLRGAFDINSLNITTEIFSSYVFVILGQSITAISLKRFLAEEKIKKPLIIYIFSSSINIVLDNYLVKTLGIKGLGYGAAISSLVNALMMIYISKLSLRHSLNRSISRITKLVLANVSTILICFLADTIWNTFLSSSSFLIKFIYLSFVVITTLVSYAISLKALKLL
- a CDS encoding XrtA system polysaccharide deacetylase, whose translation is MKNVFTIDVEDWFHTMDFNFPVSSWNNYEDRVHHGLKDILELLDKYNVKATFFVLGYVARKHPELVRELINKGHEIGSHGDMHKMVTTQNREEFKKDVAASKEILEDMTGKKINIYRSSSWSIVPKTMWALEVLEELGFKYDSSIQPFTTPLSGFRNAPRTPFYPVVNGKRLNLLEFPPSVMPLGKACLPFCGGLYLRVLPKSFINYALNKVNKNNSGMIYTHPWELDVKQPRLKVPPHIKFTHYYNLSSTKDKLEYLLQNFEFDTLSKVVEDGVYPYIELK
- a CDS encoding ATP-grasp domain-containing protein — encoded protein: MKTVLLTNGQQRKTLAAARSLGKRGINVIVAEETRFNISAFSKYCSKSLVYPSPKKAPEEFYKWLTASIKKYDCDVVFPMDDDVLEVVMNHSHELSKMCTIPLPSKESYETACDKGNAIKLVQGSGAPCPKTIFPDSLSSLKALAATMNYPMVIKPRKSSGSRGIRIAHDEEELLGLYEEAHSAQPFPVVQEYIGLGERYDVCLLYDKNHKLIAHFIQKEIRHFPVDIGPSTVQMSVEMPELLETALSIMKQLPWYGVVELEFMIDQRDNKLKFMEINPRFWGSLQMAIAAGVDFPWLLYKLAAGEFVEKVLKYETGLMCKWLLPGDIFHFISNKSRRNMNPPLFSGKRHKVIDDTIDIKDPLPVLGFILACLRYVFDINMWKFIFKR